In the Tenuifilum sp. 4138str genome, GGAGTTGAACGGGCTGGCTTTAAAATAATTGGACAACCAGCCGCAATAGCGGGTGCTATTTTATGAACGCTAAGGTTCAGGGGGAAATTGAATGGTGCTATACCTGCAATTAGCCCAATAGGAAAGTACTTTACCAGTCCCTCTTTGCCTTTCCCTTGCGGTGTCCAATCGATACGTATGAGCTCTGCAGGCGGCCTTTTGGCTTCTTCGGCTGCAATAATAAATGTTTGTATAGCCCTGTCAATTTCACCATAGGCAAGTTTAATGGGTTTACAAGCCTCCAAGGCTAGTGTTTTAGCAAAATCATCGCGCTTTCCCTTTATCCCATGAGCAATTTGCATTAAAATCTCGTATTTTTCATAGGCAGCCAACTCAGCCATTGGGCGCTCCGCTTGCTGTGCAAGCAGTATTGCCTGTTCAAGTTCTTTCTCTCCTGCAAGATGAACCTTGGCAATGGGAGAATTGTCCCAAGGACAATGAACTTGGTAAGTCTCATTTGTGGAAATGAATTCACCCCCAATGTATGGGAATATTTCGGGTAAAGCCATAGCTAGCAAGTTTTAAATTTCACCCAAAAATAGCTTTAAATGGATTAGTTCGAACGGCAAATCGTTTATCTTTACACATGGTTTTTAAAACAACATCCACCATGCAGCTAAAAAATCTGTTTAAATCCAATTTATTTCTGATGTTTCTTTCGGGGTTGCTTTTAGCGCTCCCATGGTATGAGGGTTTACCCAGCTACACCATTTTTTTTGCGTTTGTTCCCCTCTTTGTGTCATACTATAGGCTGGTTGAGCAAAAAGCTGGTTTTTGGAAAATATTTAGGTATGTATACCTCTCTTTTTTCACCTGGAATATTTTAGCTACATGGTGGATATATAATGCTACTGCAATTGGAGCCGTGTTGGCTGTTTTCATTACTGCTATGCTAATGACCACTGTTTTCAGTATTTACCATTTCATTCATATAAATACGAGTAAAACCATTGGTGCTTTTGCGTTTATAACTCTTTGGATTGCCTGGGAGCAGTTTTTTCATAATTCCGAAATAACCTGGCCATGGCTAACCCTTGGCAATAGCTTAGGTAATCATCCTATGGTAATCCAGTGGTACGAGTACACAGGTGTGTTGGGCGGTTCCCTTTGGATTTTAGTGGTTAACTTTTTTATTCTTTCACAGATAACCGCTTATCGCGACAGAATTTATGGTCGCATTGCATGGTTCTTTTCCGATGTTCTGCTCTTTTTTACAATCCCCTTTGCTCTGTCGCTTTACATCTACTTTAACCACGAGGAGAAGGGCGAAAAAGTGAATGTGCTCATTGTTCAACCCAACATTGATCCCTACAACGAAAAGTTTAGCGGGTTAACTAATGAGCAGCAAATGGATATCATGCTTAATCTTGCTGAAGAGAACATTGACAGTACCATTCGCTATGTGGTATGCCCTGAAACGGCCATCGACGACCGTATTTGGGAGCATCAGCTGGCGGATAACGAGAGTGTAAAAAGGCTGAAAGCCTTTGTTGATAGGCATCCCAGGGTGATGTGGATAACCGGTTTGGTATCTCTCAAACTATATGAGCCGAACGAGCCATTATCGCATACTGCACGAAAGCTGCCTTACGATGAAAGATACTACTACGATAGGTATAACTCAGCCATTCAGGTCGACACTTTGTTCAATTTGCCCATTTATCACAAATCGAAGTTAGTGGTTGGGGTTGAGATGATGCCCTACCCGCAATACCTTAAGTTTCTTGAGAAACTTTCAATCGATTTAGGTGGGATTACCGGGAGTTTAGGCACCCAGCCCTATAGAGGTGTTTTCCGTTCAA is a window encoding:
- the lnt gene encoding apolipoprotein N-acyltransferase, whose amino-acid sequence is MQLKNLFKSNLFLMFLSGLLLALPWYEGLPSYTIFFAFVPLFVSYYRLVEQKAGFWKIFRYVYLSFFTWNILATWWIYNATAIGAVLAVFITAMLMTTVFSIYHFIHINTSKTIGAFAFITLWIAWEQFFHNSEITWPWLTLGNSLGNHPMVIQWYEYTGVLGGSLWILVVNFFILSQITAYRDRIYGRIAWFFSDVLLFFTIPFALSLYIYFNHEEKGEKVNVLIVQPNIDPYNEKFSGLTNEQQMDIMLNLAEENIDSTIRYVVCPETAIDDRIWEHQLADNESVKRLKAFVDRHPRVMWITGLVSLKLYEPNEPLSHTARKLPYDERYYYDRYNSAIQVDTLFNLPIYHKSKLVVGVEMMPYPQYLKFLEKLSIDLGGITGSLGTQPYRGVFRSTDGKCGVGPIICYESVFGEYVAGYVQNGANLLFVITNDGWWGDTPGYRQHLSFSRIRAIEMRRSIARSANTGISAIINQRGEVVDSLGWWKRGVIKGSVYANNDSTYYSRHGDYIGNISAFMALLSFAYGISRFLMRRKEQEL